Genomic DNA from Hypomesus transpacificus isolate Combined female chromosome 19, fHypTra1, whole genome shotgun sequence:
TCTTATAAAAggatttctggaaatacatcaTCTGTCACTTTTATCTAGGTTGCAGTCTGCTTACCCATAGGAAAACTGATCAGATAACACCTTTAATTCACCTGTACTTTCTGGAATGTATTGCCAGGTATTGAAAGTACATTGGCAAGCACCTTTCTTCCTTAAGGTATTGGCTTACCTCCCTGAGGCCAGTGCTATTGAAGCGAGAGGGTACTCTAAAAAAAACATGTCCTTGGTGTTTGGATAAATGACAGTTAACATGATACAGGATAGGTTGTTTCTACACCTTAATGAATGTTAACAGACTCAAAAGGTTTTAGTCATGCTAAGCTATTGCATACAAAAGGAAGGGTGCTCCCTTTAGAGGTGATGGTTTAATGGCACGCAGCTGTTTGTTACATTAGTCACTACCCAGAAAGGAAGTACAAAACAATGTGTAGCTGAATCACAGTGTTAGATTGCTAGAGGTATCATTTCCCTCGCCTTTTATTTGGTATGTATATGGTTATATGGTTATTGCTGTCGCAAGCAACTCAAATGGACAAAGGTTCATGTCCCAAACATCAAACATAAATACAACCGACAGCTACATTTAGGGCGCAGACCCAACAGAATTATGGACCAACTTAAATTTCAGATAGTAAGTAATACTTGGGGGGGCTTGACACAAAATAACTCAACCATTCATTGGTTAATGAATGGGTTTGTCAAACCAAATCCTTGTCAAAAACATGAGCCTGGTTTATCATGATGGTCATTGAACTGTCAGGGATATCACTTTAGGGATTGTCCTTCAAATGGGAATGCTGTCAGCATTGCACAGGAAGGTGAGGTTCATAACCGTTCCGCAAACGATGGTGAGACAAGACATCATCAGAACAAGATCATCAACAGCATATAATCCCACCACCAGGCTACAGTGGTAAGCTTTATCTGAGCTTGGTCATACCTATTAGCTAATGTGCAGGCTAATCTTGGAAACATATGGCTAATACATGGGGAGCATTCTCCATACATTGCTGACTGGCAGACTTGCTAATATCTGTTGTACAGTGACATATGTTTGTTCTGTCTTGTGCAGCATATGAATTCCACTCAACCAAGTGATTAGGAGACACAATGTAGACTGGATGTCCTTCTTATGTTACTCTGGTACGTTCAGTGTTCTTCAGTAAACATTCTATTGAGATACTGAAACCGAAAGGTGTCATCATTCACATGAGTTAGTCCCAGAGCGTTATTTGTAGATAGATGGTCTGGCTATGTACCTTTGCATACAGCCTCACCATTAAACTGAAACAGGAAAAATGAATGTGGGTAGTGTTAGCTTACCAAACAGTTTCCAAACCTTGCATTTGTAAAATTCTAAATTGAGAAACTGAAATTTGTGCTTATTTAGTTTCTTTCCAGTTTCTTTCCATTGCACACAACTAGCATTCCAGTGACCTTACTGATGACCTGGCCTCTCATTTGTAATTACGAGAGGGTGTGTTTGGATTATCCTATAATTTCCATGGTGCCTCTTGTCTGGGGAAGTGGCCAGGGAGAGACCTGCTTGGCCGGtatttaaagtaagtacagCCATGTTGATCACCCCCATGATGAAGGGGTGTGTTCACCATTGACAGTTGGAGGACGTTATCTACTCAACCTGGAAACCGTAGGGGAGCCAACAACTGGCATAGCACTGCTTCACGGTACACAAATAAAAGCATGTCTGTTGTCCAGATTGGAGATATTAAACCGAGGATACCAATGTAGGTTGATATTTTGTGTCCTGTGCGCCAAAACAGCCGAACAAAGAGGTCAGAACCGGCAGCTCAGGATAAAGACACGTCTCATGCTCCTCTTTCATAACAGCTCTGTGTATGTATACAGCCACTCCCCACTAGGAGCACAGTCCCTCCCTCTAGCAGCCCGACCAGTATACCCTCTGTTGGGATACCGCCCACCCATTTGTCTCTCTTCCCACTGGAGCTAAGCCAATTCCTTACTCctcacccagccccctctctgCTTAACACAGGCTGGCCTGGGCAGTGAGTTGTGAACTAGGAAGTAGGTCAACATGAGGTTAGTGTGCAAAGTGCTACCACAAAACAAATGTATAGGATGACAGAGTACAGCTATGGTAAATCCTAATAGGTATTTTGTTTGCCATACACCTATATAGAAGTGATTGGAAATGACCAGTTAAGATTATGCTGCACTTATTTCCATTGTATTTGTTAAAAGAAATCTGCTCAGGGGAATCTAATTAAACTGAATTGAAGCTAAAGCCATCCAGCTGTGCTCTATACACATACAGAGATGACTGAATCCTTGTCAATGTGGGGCTACTATTACTGAATTATTGGATTTAGTCCAAATTGGTTGTAACTGTGTTTTATAGCCTACAAAAGCCAAAATGCTAAATATGATTTCTTTTTTTAGGTTACACTCATTCTAAACGCAAGAGAATTACTTAATTGTGAATAGACTGTGTATAACTGTGCTTAGCTTTGTGTATTGGCtaaaatgtatgtatgtaaaagTCTCCACCATAGAATCGTCACTCATATGATTTATATGGCGAGAATTTGGTGTCTCAATGAGGTGTGGTTCCGTTTCAGTCATCTTGATATACTCAAAAAATGTTGATATAACTTTCAATTACATTCAATTGGATTGTTTTTTCATATTTGCTACGATGACCTTATTTTTTCTCCAAAGACAAATTGCGGTGTGTGAACAAAAtgttcacccctcacccctcgccGCGTGGTAGTCAGCAGTCGTCTTCCAGTCGCGCCCACCACTAAACTCGTTGACATTGCGTGCACGCAGATGAAAACAACCCCAGAAAAATGTTCCCGCTTCTGTCACAGGCTTCCACAGCAGTCTCGAAAACATATGTGAGCACAGAGATATGAGCACGTGTTCTATATATTATCAATGTAGGAATGTATATTATCTTCTACATTTTGATTATATAATAGTTTACTTTTGATTCTAGTCATTTAAAGACCTCTATACAGAGTATATCTATTTACGATCTGCATTTTGTATACTCCAACGTAGATCTACATGTTGTTGGCGTtttcaatcaaaacatttaTGATATGGCCTGACAGCTTGACTTATGATAAGTAGCCTACTGACTGAGCACCCAGTATACGCTTTAGTTGTTCGAGTGCCAGCATATTCATATTCAAGGCGTTGATTTGAAGTTGAAGGGATTGAGGTGGGGACAAACTGGTACAAAGCTCCAcccagtggcggatctaaggggtggtaaggggtggcagctgccaccccaataaaaaatactgccaccccaatcttcccatggaaaaatattatttatacattacagaacatttcaatacatAATATTAATGTAACTGTTTAATTCAAACTACAATGTTATAGTAATAATTTACCATatggagtactgtacccccctactttgggttttgattcgcctccaggaggccacccaacaacttccttctgccaccccattgccaccccgaatgaaaatctctagatccgcccctggctCCACCAGCATTTTACCATGTGATCCTACTAAGGACAGTAAAGTCCATCTGAAATAGTCACGCAAAGTTCCGCCATTTGCAATGAAGTTGTACCCATTGTTTTCCATTGTATTCCACCAAATAAACACATAATTATCATATGGGGtagtattttttgttttattcgATGGATTTTTTAATATGTTTAATACTGTATTTTGCATTAGTAAGCATTAGAGAAACAAAGGTCACATGCTTACTCACCCACACTTACACATCTACTACATATAGGGCATATTTAACACAACATTATAGAAAGATTAACATCTTGAGCAATTATCAACTTTTCTAAATTTTGGTAAATGCAGGATATGGGTGCAGGACAATGCCCTCGTGAGTGAAGACAGCATACACGTAGCATACTGGTTCATTGGGTTCTTTCTTGGAATCACCTTTAAGGCCACCTCAGCCGGGGGcctcacagacatacacactccaCCTCGCTACCACAACAGTGCAGCTGATGAATGCGTACGGCTCCTCTCATTAGTGAACTAAGTGTATAAGTGCAGTAGACATCTGAATGGCCTATGTCAAAAGGGAACTAGGCCCCGGCATCAGTATAGGTTAGTGCCGAGTTCTGGTTCACACTGTGTGAGTGAATGGAGCCTGTCATGGGAGGCTTTTCTGActggccccccaatgaggcCCACCTCACATACACCCTCCCCTAACCACAATGCTGTAGTGGGCTCAATAGAAACACTGTCCTTAGGTACAAGGATGGGAAGAGCAACAGATAGCCTGCTATTGGTTTGTTCAGTTTGGCCTCTTTGTATGGAGGGCAGGAAAGCATGACCCCTGTCTGACTGAATTGAACTGATAATAAGGGAACAATGATTAGAACAACAGCCTGGTCTTGGTTGTAACTGACAGTCATGTAATTACACACAGTTATAGCCCACGCTCCAATAAAAACTTTAATATAGTCAACACATCATAGTTACACTCATGGCTGAAACTTTACAGTGTTCACCTACTAAAAGCACTTAAAATAAAGGGGTGCATATATGGCATGATAAAACAGTATATTTGAGAAGGTGTAATCCACTTTAAGCACACAAAAAGACGTGTATTGCCTTAGCTTTAGGTTTTCTTGAGAATGTAACTTGAGTGACATATGAGGATGAAGTGCAATTATTTTCAATTCAGGCCATTCATCTGTGTAAAAAACAACCTATTTATTCCTTCACATTATTTCCCATGAACACCGTCAGGGATTATTGGTCAGTATAAATTGTAAATCCAATGAAGTTCCTTCCAACCCCATGTGGTCAGATAGAAAACAGTACAGTATATCATCAAGACCCCTGCTAGTAATGGATTTTAGTTACTTTACATGAAACGTCGCTTTATTATCTCCTGATCCTACAGTCTTCAGCAAAATGCTTATTGTTATGACTTTAGTTTATGTAACAGTTGATATTCATAGACTCTGAATTTATGACATAGTATATAAAAatgaagccaaatcaaaatgtacatTCAAAGTTCTGCCAGGTCTGTGTCAGTATGACTTGCATGTATCTGTTATCTGTGATCATACTCTGAAATGAAATATGCAGTTTATACTATTTGAACTTTGACACTTGCTTTGGAGGAAGTGTTGATTTCTGTTGAGCACGTGTTCTCTAAAACCAAGTGTCCCACCCATTTCTTCATTTCCTGTGGCAGAAGACCgagagaaagacacaaacaaagagaaagagaaccaAGGGAAGTCACTGTCACCAACGCCAGCAATTATGAGAAATGAAACCACTTGGTTCAGATCTGTGTCGTCAGAGGAGGAAAGCCAAACCACAAAGCTGAACAacaggtgcttgtgtgtgtcctgtccttcAGAGCTGTAAAACTAAGCCAAAATTCACAATCATGAGAACAGTTTTGAGTCATAAGACCATTTCTTGTTTCCTCATAAGGAAATCATATCAAGGAACCAGCTCTGTATTTATGTAAGATGATTGCATCGATACATATTTAAATATCAGTCAACTTCTTAAAAAGTCACAAAAAAGAGCTGAAACACTGTCAGGATTATTATCATCCAGTTTCTAAAATTCTACTACTCAGCAAAGCAAAAACCTAACATCATATTCCTAATTCGGAAGCTCCACTACTTTATGACTTTGCTTTGTGAGATAAGACTTCAGGAACTTTGCTCTCTAGACTGCTATACGGTTTGACTAGTAGGTAACTACTGATGTGTTTTCAGAACCAGTGTACTGGAAAAATAAAGAAAGATTATTAGATGTCAACACTAATAGTATAACCTGTTGTGGACTCATGGTATATGACAGTTATTATACATCAATAAGAGAATGCTGCTTcacatgataataataatattgtaaACATCTtttagacgcttttatccaaaatgacGTACAGTATGGGGGACTTGAATCTGCGAGCAGTCGAAGGCCCTACCACTGAGCAATATCCATCCAATAAATACAACCTCGCAGCTGGTTTATCAAGAATGTGTACATCATTCTCAGTTTTGAGAGGTTTTAATTAGAAGGTGCTCTCACATCCTGCATACTTTACCCAGAATCATGAGGCAGTAAAACAATTTGTTCAAGCCAAGACACACTCGGTGTCCACGTGTTGTTTAAGgccagggggagcaggggataTCCTCTGACTGTGTGTCCTTTGAATGTCCCAACCCTGACAAGAATGCACTGCTTTGCCAGGAAGATAAGGCAGTGCTGTACCTTGgagaaaacttgtcctcttcctATTTAGGATAGTTGGCCTATGCAAATGCAGAGTAGCTCATGTATATTGTGTTGATTTAGAGTAAATATGCATTATACACACGTATCATCCTATGCATACTATTTACTTTGCATGTAAACAAGTATTCCCTTAAATGCTGATCATATTTTCAGGATTTTTTTTGTCAGGGCCATATATAGGTTACTTGCCTCTAGGTACAACAGACCTCATTTTTTGAGCTGGTTGACTACAGAACAGTATGTCCCAGGGACAACTTTGCATTTCAGGTTTACTGAGGGCACAGCTATCGCGCTCCGGAGCGCATCGGTATCCAATGGATAAGCAGCTGCAATGACGACACTCGTTTATGCATTTAGGCGACACGCCCCCAGCATGGAAACGGCTCTAGTCGGCACATCGTCCTGTCATTATGCAGGAGATTGAGCACCGGCAGTGATGGAGTTCGTTAATTTTAAGTTTCTTAACATGTCATAACTGACTCGTTTTCAGAATCTGAAAGTCAGACGCACATTTTAAGCATTTACGCTTCGACTGTGATCTTTCAATTACCAGGATGACCATTTTATGGAGAAACCGGTAAATTATGGGAGTTTCCTATTGATAGACCGAGCTACCTCTAGCATCATATAAAAGTGTTGACGGAAATAATTTTGCGAAGTTGTAATTTTTGAATGTCACCAAGACAGATTGGTGACGGATATATGAAAGGATATGGATCATTTTGCAGCTGAGTGCCTTGTGTCAATGTCCAGTCGGGCTATCGTGCATCCTAAAGAAAACAGAGAGTCCAAAGCAGAACCTGCATGTTCTCAAAGGAATGTGGAAGAAAAGGACGCAATGATCAAAGACAATTCTTCTCTATTTGTGGTGGCTCGGATTCTAGCGGATTTTAACCAACAAACCCCTACCGATATTACCGAGCAGACTAAAATAACAGAGGAGTGCGCATCGCCAACAGCCTCGGAGGATGGAAGTACTGCCACACCTACCACAAACATCGACCCCGGCCGCACACAAAGAGGCAAACGTGTCAGAGGTCGAATCGAACCCGAATCTCCTCAGAAAAAGCACAAATGCCATTTTTCAGGTTGCGAAAAAGTTTATGGCAAATCGTCCCATCTCAAAGCGCATCTAAGGACGCACACAGGTCAGTTTAataaagaataaaaaaatacaccTTGCAGATTGAGAAAGCTGTGGGAATTAGATTTCCAAAGTTAACTTTTAACGTTAATAGCCTGCTATCCAATCACTAGCCCTGATCTGGCTGTGGGGCTTTGAGTGGTGAGAATCAGTTTAGGCCATCTGTGTGCAATGCATATTATGCAAATGTATCACATACAGCCACACAGTTATCTTTACGCAACTGCCTTCATATAGAAAAGGTTTTCTGTCAAATAAAATTGATTCCCAAAGCTCGTTTTTCAAGCCACATTGGAAAGCGACATGAAATAACAGTGTGTCTTGTCATTGCCTGGAAAATAAGTTGGTCGTGCGTGGAGAAGTCCTCTATGTCTAGCATAGGTGATGTAACCAGTGGAACTGTGCGTTCAATATAATTAAATAAGTGTACCGAATGTTAAACAATGTTCCCACATAGCCTAACAAACCTCGAGCTTGAAATCTCCTAAAGGTTTTACACatctaaataaaatgtattgctTTACCACATAGTTCCATAAGCTATACATCCAATAGGAGAGGTTGTAGGGGGTTGGCAAGTTCTGCAGTTCCCTGTCTGACTCTAAGCTCTTTGTTGTGATGTACCACACCCCCGCCAGACAGCCTGCCAGCTGATCTGGCCAGCAACAGACTCAGCTAGCTGAgctcagaaacagagagagggaagagaaggaggttcTAAATGCATGAGTTAGGTTCCTTACATTGGAAAGATGCTTCTTTTTCATGAGCTTCTCCCCATAACGTTATTCTAAATACAACTATGTTCTTATATCTCTTATCAATATGAGCAGAGAATAGTCACTTTGTTCttgaccccctgacccctgacctaaTCTGGGAGTTTACAACACAATACTGACACCCCTTCTATGGAGCAATCCCATGATAGGAACATCTTGGAATTCTATTGGCTTTCTTCTCTATATAAAATGTGCTGGAATGCAGTACTGTAAACTTCTTGTCTCACAGCTGGAATAGTTTGAGCCTTTCATGTTCCAAGCCCATGTGACAAGTCTCCACAATTATTCAATATTTCATGATCAAAGACAGAAGAAGCAATTGCTTTGATGTAGCAAAGGTATTCTCAAAAGCTCATAGAAAATCATTTTAAAGCAAGATACTGTTTGTCAGGTAAATGCCCACTATAAGTTTTACCATAAGATCTGAGCAAAGGTTTGAAGTGTGAAGAATTATAAAAAAATTGGATACTAGTTGACAGAAATGTGtattatttaattgaaaaaaatattttatagaTTGCAAACATTTTACAGTGGTTTGAATGTAGCAAAGTTTATACTCCACACAAGATTCTTAATTGAAACTGACTATATCTGTTTGAACTCCAAGACCCAGTCCAGATCTTCCTAGTTTAGTGAGACCCTACCTCAAAATAAAAATTTGCAGACACTTTGTCTAGACTGGTCGGATCTCAACTTGTGGAGTACAAAGTGTTCGGTTGATACACAGAATTATGTGGCTTAATACTCTCAAAATTGTATGGGGACTTCTACTTAGATTAACATGTTACCTTAACTGGGCCTGACCTGGTGCTTCCTT
This window encodes:
- the LOC124481529 gene encoding Krueppel-like factor 13, with the protein product MDHFAAECLVSMSSRAIVHPKENRESKAEPACSQRNVEEKDAMIKDNSSLFVVARILADFNQQTPTDITEQTKITEECASPTASEDGSTATPTTNIDPGRTQRGKRVRGRIEPESPQKKHKCHFSGCEKVYGKSSHLKAHLRTHTGERPFPCTWPDCNKKFARSDELARHYRTHTGEKKFGCPLCDKRFMRSDHLMKHARRHSDFQPGMLKRPYGGAVNSNRPGSLSDYSRSDASSPTLSPANSP